The following DNA comes from Pseudomonadota bacterium.
CTGAACGCCGGCTTCGCCGTGTGGCTTCCGGGAGGAAGTCGTGGTTCTTTGCCGGCTCCCAGGGTGGCGCCGAACGCCTCGCCGGAATCTTGTCCCTGGTCTCCAGCGCCGAGGCCGCCGGCGTCGACCCCGGCAGCTACATCGCCGACATCCTCCCCCGGCTCGAATCCTGGCCACATCGACGGCTCGACGAGCTGCTCCCCCATCGCTGGCGAGCGCTTATCGAGCAGCGTGCAAAGTAGAGCACCAAAACTCGGCCCACGGCTCCAATCCGAACGGGGTGTGCAGCCCATACCCCTTCAACTACACGAGGTCAGCCGAGCCAACCAGATGCACCCCACGGGATGCTTACTTTGATAAGCTTGATCGACGTCGAGATCGAGACGACCCGTTAGAAGGCTGCGCCGGGCGCCTCGGCAGTCACGTTGCCGGGCAAGGGCAAACGCAAGGGCATGAAAGGCATCACGGACCGCTCGAAGCTCTTCGGGTCACACGGCCACATGGTCGAGGTGCGTGGTTGGCTCAGGCGTTCGGCTTTCTTGGCGTTGATCCTGGCGCTGGCGGGCCTGCTGCTCGGGCCTGTTGTGGCTCGGCACGCGCGCGCGGGAGCGCTATTGAAGCAAGCGCTCGGCATGGACAACGGCGAGGGGCTGGCAGACTGGGTGTTGCGGCCGGTCAACACCCGAATGACTTCGGGGCTGGAGGCTTGGGGGGTGTCGCGCGTTCGCCTCTACTCGCCAGAGGAGGGGCGGGGTCTGCCAGGGCTCGTGCTCATCCATGGGGTCCACGCGCAGGGCATCGAGGAAGTGACGTTTTGTCGTTTCGCTCGCGCGATGAGCGCCGCGGGCGTAGTGGTTCAGACACCCGAGCTGGTGGAGCTGACGAGGCATCGGATCCGTCCGACTACCGTGGGGGCGATCGGGGCCAGTGCCAGTCAGCTGGCACGCGAGCTCGGTCGCTCGCAGGTTGGTGTCATGGGGATCAGCTTTGGGGGTGGCTTGGCGCTGCTGGCGGCTGCCGATCCGGACATGGGCCGAGCGATCGGCGTGGTGGTAACGCTCGGCGCGCACCACGATCTCCTGAGGTTGGCAGCGCACTACGCTGGAGAGACGACCCGATCACCCGCTGGCGAGGTTCACCGAGGCCCACCAAAGCGCTTCGGCCTGCTGACCATGTTCCACGCCTATGCCGAGCAATTCTTCGAAGCCGAGGAGCAGGCTCGGGCGCAGCGGGCTCTCGCTGCGGCACTGCGCGGCATGCGCAACGAGGCCAATGCGATCGGAAGCAGCCTGAGCCCGCAGGGGCAGCAGGTTCTGAGCGTCATGCTGGGAGATCCCGTGAGAGCGGGTCGGCTGCTTATGGACGGCGTTCAGCGCAACCAGGCAGCCCTGCGCGCGTTGTCACCAAGCGGCAAGCTGTCCGGCCTGCCGGCGGCCACGTTCCTGTTGCACGGCGCAGACGATCCGGTCATTCCCGCCGTGGAAACACAGTGGCTGAAACGAGAAGTACCGGCAGCAGCGCTCCAAGAAGCGCTTGTCACCACGGCACTCTCACACACCGATCGCCGAGGGCTTGGGGCGAAAGCGCGAGACCCCGAGGCAGTGTGGCGCCTTGTGAGCTTCACCGCGCACGTGCTCGGGGAGCTCGAAAAGCTCGAATGAGCAAGGAGCCGCAGCGAAACCATGCGTGCAGGGCTACCCCGAGCCGCCCGAGCCACGATGGAACTCGACAACGGAGCGGCACCTGTTCCACGTAGCGGCTCGAGCTTGAAGGTGACGGTCTCTGGCGCCGGTTACGCTGCGCATCTGCATGCCCGTAGGGAAGGGCATAACGTGGTACATAGGCAAGGGACAGGGATAGGCTCCGACGGCTCGCTGACTCTCTTGCAGGGTTCGCAGGCGCTCGACGTCTTGTGTTGGGAGCCGGGCCTCGGCGGCTCGAGGCACCGATTCGGAGGCAAGCAGCTTCCGAGGTCTGGGCGCTTTATCTACGTGATGCGATGCCCTTCGAGGACAGCGCCGGCACCCTGTGTTTCGGACCCTAGGAGCTTGCCACCACGTGGGGGCGCCGCATCGGACCATCGGGATCCGCCCTCCGGCCGCGGATGGCGGAAAGATCGAAGCGCTGATGCCTTCGAGAAGCTAGCAGTTCGTTCCGCCGGAACGACCGCGGCGCTCGCGCTGGTGTGTATGCTGCTCACCCTGGGAAGCTGTCCGCTTGCGGCTCAGGCCGGGCGAGACCTTGGACTCGAACCGTCTCGTGCCGCCGGGCTTGGAAGCGGCGAGCTGATCTTGGCCTGGTCGAGCTTCGGGGCCGGGCTTGCGGGAGCGCAGGTTTTCGAGTCGATGCTCGTCCCCTCGCGCCCACGATGGCGTGGCGGCTGGGGTCCAGACGATGCCTTGCGCGACGCCTTGCGCTGGGGCTCGATCACCACGGCGGAGCGTGTCAGCTCTGGCTGGACGTTGAGCGTGGTGCTTGGGGGCTTGTTCATGGCGCCGCTCGGGTCCGAGCACCCGTACGGTCACCAAGCAGCCCTCGTGGCCGAGGCCGCCGGCTTCACAGCGTTGGCGACGGGGCTCATCAAGGCAGCGGTGGGGCGCCAGCGCCCCTACGCGCGCTTTGCCACGCGTGCTTCGCGCGGTCGCAACGACAACGCCTCTTTCCCGAGCGGCGACACCAGCTGGAGCTTTGCCGTTGCGGTCTCGAACGCCAGCTTGCTCGGCCGCGAGCATCCCGAGCAGGCGCCGCTCATCTGGGCGAGCAGCCTGAGCGCTGCCGGCATCGCCGGCTACCTGCGCCTTGCCGCCGATCGACACTATCTCAGCGACGTCATGGCCGGCGCAGCACTCGGCAGCGCGTTCGGCCTGCTCGTGCCCCTCCTGCACTACGATACCTATTTCGGCAGTAGTGACCGGCGCCGCAAAGCACGAATCTTGGTACTGCCAGCGGCTGCCCCACAGCTCCGGGTCACCGGCCGCTTCTGAAGTCCCGGGATCAGCTGCCGTCGCCTGTCAAGGGGCGCAGGGTCCGGTCCTGGGCCGGAACTTGGCACGGAGTCGGGATCGCGATCGCTGTCATCGGCCTCGGTCCCCTGTCTCCTGAGCCCGCCGTCCTCCAACGTTGAGGAGCGTCTTGTCGAGAAGCGAGGAATCTATAACTCTTGCCACCAACATCGTCTCGGCCCCTCCGCCGGGCCAAGAGAGGTAAGAGCATGCAACTAGCGAGCAAAACCTGTGTACCGTGCCGGGGCGGTGTGCCGCCGCTCAAGGGCCAGGAGCTCACCGACCTTGCCAGGCAGCTCGACGAGGGCTGGCAAGTCGTCGGCGAGCATCATCTGCAGAAGGAATACCAGTTCGCCGACTTTGCCGGCGCGCTCGCGTACGTGAACCGTATCGGAGCCATCGCCGAGGAGCAGGGACACCAT
Coding sequences within:
- a CDS encoding phosphatase PAP2 family protein; this translates as MLLTLGSCPLAAQAGRDLGLEPSRAAGLGSGELILAWSSFGAGLAGAQVFESMLVPSRPRWRGGWGPDDALRDALRWGSITTAERVSSGWTLSVVLGGLFMAPLGSEHPYGHQAALVAEAAGFTALATGLIKAAVGRQRPYARFATRASRGRNDNASFPSGDTSWSFAVAVSNASLLGREHPEQAPLIWASSLSAAGIAGYLRLAADRHYLSDVMAGAALGSAFGLLVPLLHYDTYFGSSDRRRKARILVLPAAAPQLRVTGRF
- a CDS encoding 4a-hydroxytetrahydrobiopterin dehydratase yields the protein MQLASKTCVPCRGGVPPLKGQELTDLARQLDEGWQVVGEHHLQKEYQFADFAGALAYVNRIGAIAEEQGHHPDIYLAWGKVRTEIWTHKINGLTESDFILAAKFDEVQG